The genomic region ATGGAGACGCGCGTCTCCACATACCAGTGGCGCGATGAGATGTATACGCTCGTGATCCTGCGCGACGTCTCCGAGGAGCGCCGGCGAGATTCGCTCCAGCGCGAGCAGACGGCCGCGCTCAAGAGTCACCAGGATTGGCTCGAAACCGTGCTGAACCTGCTGCCGGTCGGCCTGCTTTTCGTGGAGCCGGGAACGGGGCGCGTGGTGTTCGCCAACCGTACGGCCGATGAGCTTGCCGGCGGCGGCCTCGTGTCCGGGCTTGCGGCCGATGAGGGCCGCGATAATTATCCCTGTTTCGACCACTCCGGCCGGCGGCTGACGATGGACGAGCTGCCGTCGACGCGCGTGGCGCGCGGCGAGTCGCTGCGCGGCCTGGAGATTATCTGGCGGACGCCCTCGGGCGACCGGCCGCTGCTGGTGTTCGGCGACACGATCCCGGCGCTGCACGGCCACGACGAAATGGGCGCCGTGGTGTTTCAGGATATCGGCGAGCAGAAGGACTTGCAGAAGCAGCTCGCGGCGTCCTACGAACGGGAATGGCTGATCAATTGGATCGGGGCGACGATCCGCGGGACGATGAACTCTTCCGAGATCCCCGCCGCGACGGTGGCCGCGCTGGGGTCCGCGCTGCGCGCCGATCGTTGCTATTTCATCTTTTACGATTTAGAGCAGGGGCGTTCGTGGATCAATGACGAGTGGCGTTCCGGGGATCTGAGCTCGCTGGTGGGGGAGCACGAGCTTTCCTGCCACGATCAGATCCTGGAAGCCTATCAGCGCTCCGTCGGGCAAACGCTGATCATCAGCGATATTGTCTCCGACACGCGCTTCTCCGGGATCGCGGACGAAATGGCGCGTCTTGGCCTGAGGTCGGGGATCCGGGTGCCGCTCTATGAGGGGCAGACGCTGGTGGCGGCGCTTGTGGTGACGATGGCGAACTCGGGACGGGAATGGACACAGGACGAGGTGGCTCTCACGGAGGCGGTCGCCTCCGTCTCGCGGACCGCCGCCGAGGCGGCGCGCACCCTCGAACGTGAGCGCAATATCGCGAACAACCTCCAGAATGCGCTCAAGCCGGCGCCTCCGCCGTCCGTGGCGGGATTGGACGTCGCCGATTTCCATCGGGCCGCGCTGGACGAAGCCAGCGTCGGCGGGGACTTTTACGATGTCTTCGCCTTGAAGGAGGGAGTGACGGCCCTTGTGCTTGGCGACGTCTCCGGCAAGGGACTGGCCGCCGCCGCCCAGGTGGCTACCGTGCGCAACATGCTTCGCACCGTGCTTTATCTGCACGAAGATCCGGCGCAGGCCGTCACGACCCTGAACGGCCTGGTGGTGACCCACGATCTGCTGCGTGGCTTTGTCACTTTGTTCGTGGGCTGCTATGACTCCGACAGCCGCACCCTGACCTATGTTTCCTGCGGACACGAACCCGGACTTCTGCAAGGGGCGGACGGCGGCGCCGTCTGCCTGCTGCCGGCGACCGGGCCAGTGCTCGGGATCGACGCCAACGCGTCGTTTACCGCCGAGCGTTACACGCTGTCTCCAGGGGATCGGTTTTTGGTCTATACGGACGGGCTTTCGGAAGCCGGTCCCGACCGGTCGAACCTGCTCGGCTCCGAGGGCCTCGCCGCCATGCTGGAGGCGAAAGGCGACCCCAGCGCGACCGCGCTCATGGCCCGCGTGATGGATGGGGTCAAAGCGTGGACGGGCGGCAGCCTGCGGGACGACGCCTGCATGCTGGCGTCCGTGGTGGCCTGAGCGTCGTCGCCTTCTCCCTTCGTTCGGCTCCAGGCGACGCAGCCGTCGTCATATCAGGATTTACCTCATAGTAGTTGTTATTTATAGATGTTACGCTGGCAACGTATCCGCATAACATCAGTTATTAAAATAGCGATATGCTATCCAGTCCCCAGTAAATGGCCGATTCTTTTCCGCTTTTCGCTAAACAAATCCCGCATGGAACATTTTGGGGAGCCGCTCTGTCTGTCTTGTAACGGCAAGATCAACGCGATCTTCTCTGACCGATAGCAACTTTGGAGGAAACGATGTCGAACAAATATAAGATTTCCGTAGCGGTTATTGCTGGAATTGCAACCTTGGGCTTGGCGAGTCTGACGGCGGCGAAGCCGGCGGCCGCCGCGAACCCGGCGCATACGCTGACCGCGCAGGCGCGGTCGAATTGGGACGGCGGCTACGATCAGAACAACTGGCGCGATCGCAACGTCCAGTCTGCGAGTTTTAGGGATCGCCTGCGCAACGCCGAGCGTGAGCGCCGCGAGCGTGAAATTCGCGAGCGCGAATGGCGCCGCAATCACGACCGTGATGACCAGCGCAATTGGGACCGCGACCACGCTCGCGACGATCGCAATCAGTGGGATCGCGGCAACCACGATGGCTGGGATAAAGACCACAACGGCCATCGCGATCGTGACGACCGCCACGACCGCGACGACCATCGCAATTGGGACCGGGATCAGGATCACAACCGCTAATCCGCTGCCTGAGGGGATGATGCGCCGCAGCCCGGGCGGCTACGCCAGGGCTGCGACGACGCCGGCCGCGATCAGCGCGGCGGCCCAGAGTCCATCGAGGTTGAACCAGGTTTTGCGCAGCAGCGACAGCCCCAGTTTTTCGTAGACGACGATGGCGACCACTCCCGCGACCAGCAAGTGGCTGAGGGTATGGAGACCGACCGCGCCCAGGGAGGACCAGACGCCAGGGACGGCGTGGACCGCAGCGGAGGCGGGATGGGCGAGCATGGGGCAATTCGCCGGCATGTTCGCCATTGCCTGTCGTGAGAGGGCGGGCGCGGCGGCGGCCGGCTTGCCGATCTCCAGCAAGACAGGGACCAGCATGAGCCCAGCGCCATGCGCGGACGCCATGAGAAACGACCATGCCGTCAGATCCCGAAACCCGACGCGCATCCCCACCCAGCGCGGATGCCGCGTGCGGAGGAGCTTGTAAGCGCCGAAGCCGCAGAGGCCGGCCGCGAAGACCCACTTCACCGCCGCAACCGGCAGCACATAGCGCGCCGCGATGACCAGCAGCGCGACGGCGGCGATGGACGCCGCGTGGCCGAGCGCGATCGGCGGCAGCGCGCGCAGCACCGCCGACCGCTTCTTCTCCTGCAAGCCGAGCGAGACGGCGAATAGCCAGCCCATGCCGGGATTAATTCCATGAAACGCGCCGAGAAGCGCCAGCGTGATCCAGGGCCAATCGCCGTGGAGTGCGGGAAGGTGCATGGCGGGCTCCGTTACGGGAAGCAGTAGGAGTCGGAAGAGGCGTCGCCTCCCTCCAGACGAACCTGGTGCGGGCGCTCGTCGGGAAAAGCCCGGAAAAACTTCGGATCGGGCGTCAGCCCGCCGCCGGGATCGACATCCAGCTTGGCGAGCCAGCCGTCCAGCCCGTCCGGATAGAACTGCTGGTCCCAGCTGGCGTAGAGCGAGTTCGTCAGATAAACCCGCTTGCCGTCGCGGCTCACCTCCACCATCTGCGGGCCGCCGTTCAGCGGCCCGGTGCTGGGATGCGCCGCGCGCCGCACGATGCCGCCCAGATGCACTGATCCGGTCTCCTTCGGCGCGAAGGGGTCCGTCACATCGTATTGTTTCAATTCCCCCGTTCCCCAGCACGAGACGTAGAGAAACTTATCCTCCAGATCCAGGTTGATGTCCGTGACCAGCGGCGGAACCGCGCCGAATGGCTTGAGGGCCGGCGGCAGCAGGTCCACATCGGCCGGTTCGGCGGGAATCTCGATCACTTTGCGGATCTTCCATTCATTTTTCTCCCGATACCACGCCCAGACGGACGCCGAGAGATCCTTGATCGAGA from Capsulimonas corticalis harbors:
- a CDS encoding SpoIIE family protein phosphatase — protein: MNVRAHKNVVSDPLPGANLADAEDAKRQARILHAVLSSPSDFIFVLDLQGRHLFVGETALRALGAEREAILGKTLFEIPLPEALAQHVHQCFQQTVATGQTLQSEMEALTPFGQRRFQYLYTPLFSENSEIEAVLVNSRDVTDERRVLDALTESDVRFETLLERCHDAIAVSKDGVHIFANRAYANMFVCDSPDEIRGLPVLDLIAPSARESIAARIRLRGAGGAVETIYVTRGLRRNGEEFDMETRVSTYQWRDEMYTLVILRDVSEERRRDSLQREQTAALKSHQDWLETVLNLLPVGLLFVEPGTGRVVFANRTADELAGGGLVSGLAADEGRDNYPCFDHSGRRLTMDELPSTRVARGESLRGLEIIWRTPSGDRPLLVFGDTIPALHGHDEMGAVVFQDIGEQKDLQKQLAASYEREWLINWIGATIRGTMNSSEIPAATVAALGSALRADRCYFIFYDLEQGRSWINDEWRSGDLSSLVGEHELSCHDQILEAYQRSVGQTLIISDIVSDTRFSGIADEMARLGLRSGIRVPLYEGQTLVAALVVTMANSGREWTQDEVALTEAVASVSRTAAEAARTLERERNIANNLQNALKPAPPPSVAGLDVADFHRAALDEASVGGDFYDVFALKEGVTALVLGDVSGKGLAAAAQVATVRNMLRTVLYLHEDPAQAVTTLNGLVVTHDLLRGFVTLFVGCYDSDSRTLTYVSCGHEPGLLQGADGGAVCLLPATGPVLGIDANASFTAERYTLSPGDRFLVYTDGLSEAGPDRSNLLGSEGLAAMLEAKGDPSATALMARVMDGVKAWTGGSLRDDACMLASVVA